A genomic region of Raphanus sativus cultivar WK10039 chromosome 6, ASM80110v3, whole genome shotgun sequence contains the following coding sequences:
- the LOC108809176 gene encoding protein RGF1 INDUCIBLE TRANSCRIPTION FACTOR 1 isoform X2 yields MNLSEKRRVDEDWIATLLSLEFFGICMDHKYLRKNEKNVFCIDCNVQICRHCCDTVHFLHRRLQICKYVYQDVVRLLDIQHCFDCSEIQTYKINGEQAIHLNSRPQAKDARPSTKAKNAASCVTCKRYIQDRPNRFCSISCKISACPKKHNFCFSPEINQSALRKEHYNQEEKIEEKKTCISSLTDVSEDSEVLLSNFSLRPLMRILKRKGISKRSPLN; encoded by the exons ATGAATCTG AGTGAGAAGAGAAGAGTTGATGAAGATTGGATTGCGACACTATTGAGCTTAGAGTTCTTTGGGATATGTATGGATCATAAGTATCTTCGAAAGAACGAGAAGAATGTCTTTTGCATTGACTGTAATGTCCAAATATGCAGACATTGTTGTGACACAGTTCACTTTCTCCATCGTCGTCTTCAGATTTGCAAATACGTTTATCAAGATGTTGTGCGTCTCCTCGATATTCAACACTGCTTTGATTGCTCCGAGATACAG acatataaaataaatggagAACAAGCTATACATTTGAATTCGAGGCCACAAGCAAAAGATGCAAGACCTTCAACAAAAGCCAAGAATGCAGCTTCATGCGTGACTTGTAAAAGATATATTCAAGATCGTCCTAATCGATTTTGCTCTATCTCTTGCAAG ATTTCAGCTTGTCCAAAAAAGCAcaatttttgtttctctccagaAATAAACCAAAGTGCTTTGAGGAAAGAACATTATaatcaagaagaaaaaatagaggAGAAAAAAACATGCATATCATCACTCACCGATGTTTCAGAAGACTCGGAAGTTTTATTGAGTAATTTTTCATTGAGACCACTCATGAGGATACTCAAGAGAAAAGGAATTTCTAAAAGATCTCCTCTTAACTGA
- the LOC108809176 gene encoding protein RGF1 INDUCIBLE TRANSCRIPTION FACTOR 1 isoform X1 — MNLFQSEKRRVDEDWIATLLSLEFFGICMDHKYLRKNEKNVFCIDCNVQICRHCCDTVHFLHRRLQICKYVYQDVVRLLDIQHCFDCSEIQTYKINGEQAIHLNSRPQAKDARPSTKAKNAASCVTCKRYIQDRPNRFCSISCKISACPKKHNFCFSPEINQSALRKEHYNQEEKIEEKKTCISSLTDVSEDSEVLLSNFSLRPLMRILKRKGISKRSPLN; from the exons ATGAATCTG tttcaGAGTGAGAAGAGAAGAGTTGATGAAGATTGGATTGCGACACTATTGAGCTTAGAGTTCTTTGGGATATGTATGGATCATAAGTATCTTCGAAAGAACGAGAAGAATGTCTTTTGCATTGACTGTAATGTCCAAATATGCAGACATTGTTGTGACACAGTTCACTTTCTCCATCGTCGTCTTCAGATTTGCAAATACGTTTATCAAGATGTTGTGCGTCTCCTCGATATTCAACACTGCTTTGATTGCTCCGAGATACAG acatataaaataaatggagAACAAGCTATACATTTGAATTCGAGGCCACAAGCAAAAGATGCAAGACCTTCAACAAAAGCCAAGAATGCAGCTTCATGCGTGACTTGTAAAAGATATATTCAAGATCGTCCTAATCGATTTTGCTCTATCTCTTGCAAG ATTTCAGCTTGTCCAAAAAAGCAcaatttttgtttctctccagaAATAAACCAAAGTGCTTTGAGGAAAGAACATTATaatcaagaagaaaaaatagaggAGAAAAAAACATGCATATCATCACTCACCGATGTTTCAGAAGACTCGGAAGTTTTATTGAGTAATTTTTCATTGAGACCACTCATGAGGATACTCAAGAGAAAAGGAATTTCTAAAAGATCTCCTCTTAACTGA
- the LOC108808003 gene encoding LOW QUALITY PROTEIN: PHD finger protein At2g01810 (The sequence of the model RefSeq protein was modified relative to this genomic sequence to represent the inferred CDS: inserted 2 bases in 1 codon; deleted 4 bases in 3 codons; substituted 3 bases at 3 genomic stop codons): MAIPERQKATKILIINDSSPLVNLPATTFRDNIRSFLTDYAETQDYTLDRNNTIVSHLFLASQATGVGFPLFVIEEQITVGSSPPNPLCDFCRCVGWSHHYVSKRKYHLIIPASDEWTKPLKKDSLEVKSSSSSRHLLHGVIHCNGFGHLICINRDGVSSFISGDQIMDLWDRLXSALHTRKISLDDTSRKRSMDLRLLHGVAYGRPWFGKRHYTLSHGNFGVRKDQYTRAILILISMELDKIIMEXIQEKRPMKMIIGFYRESSQTPLVTLSELLQFMLAFGFRSKAPSQRKTAIALAAISSSPVPGEDDDEDTSDTSRPTKLYDSFDALAAGEGCKWSGERLSETAQAALNAFKDRNSVLTRQELFQAIISGSSRDRGKISFLLKHIDKVLMGDQIIQRFKTTGSQMFLFSLIKLNQEAKQQKASSTTPGLDPYQDIMYLYRKLLLTYPYSEVYIDASEVILNCKCFVKEWPLPSHQEQKFITVSCQVLPNHEELLRDLTRKLPPGELVMVSQNATIRELKSAVEKALRDTYCVMESFEVLEIRNKYLEKIDENSGLESEGGEIKREFLVTGFGLNTWTELRYESGFDNWTVDCRXGAIDDDGERMVACDACKVWHHTKCHSIEDDEDVPSVFLCYRCXDCLAYKKRSVAIR; encoded by the exons ATGGCAATACCAGAGAGGCAAAAAGCCACCAAGATCCTCATCATCAACGACTCTTCCCCCCTAGTCAACCTCCCCGCAACGACTTTCCGCGACAACATCAGATCGTTTCTCACAGACTACGCCGAGACTCAAGATTACACCCTCGACAGAAACAACACCATCGTCTCACATCTCTTCCTTGCCAGCCAAGCAACCGGCGTGGGCTTCCCTCTCTTCGTCATCGAAGAACAAATCACAGTCGGTTCCTCTCCTCCCAATCCTCTCTGCGATTTCTGTAGATGCGTCG GTTGGAGTCATCATTATGTATCGAAGAGGAAGTATCATTTGATAATCCCTGCGAGTGATGAGTGGACGAAGCCGTTAAAGAAAGATAGCTTGGAGGtgaagtcttcttcttcttctcgtcaTTTGCTG CATGGTGTGATTCACTGCAATGGCTTTGGTCACTTGATCTGCATCAACCGTGATGGTGTTTCTAGTTTCATCTCTGGCGACCAAATCATGGATCTTTGGGACCGCCTTTGATCAGCTCTTCACACCAG GAAGATTTCACTGGACGATACATCAAGGAAGAGATCAATGGATTTGAGGCTGCTCCATGGTGTTGCATACGGTCGCCCATGGTTTGGGAAACGGCATTACACGCTGTCTCATGGAAACTTT GGGGTCAGAAAAGATCAATATACTCGAGCTATCCTCATTCTCATCTCTATGGAACTTGACAAGATCATCATGGA GATACAAGAAAAGAGACCGATGAAGATGATCATCGGTTTTTACAGAGAATCCAGTCAAACCCCATTGGTCACCCTTTCTGAGTTGCTTCAGTTCATGCTTGCCTTC GGCTTCAGGTCCAAAGCTCCCAGTCAAAGAAAGACTGCAATAGCACTAGCAGCAATCTCTTCAAGTCCAGTTCctggagaagatgatgatgaggacACTTCAGATACGAGTCGCCCCACTAAGTTGTATGACTCGTTCGATGCTCTGGCTGCGGGAGAAGGCTGTAAATGGTCTGGAGAGAGGTTGAGTGAGACAGCACAAGCGGCTCTCAATGCGTTTAAAGACCGAAACAGCGTCTTAACTCGCCAAGAGCTTTTCCAAGCTATTATTAGTGGTAGCAGTCGTGATAGAGGAAAGATTAGTTTCTTGCTCAAACACATTGACAAAGTGCTAATGGGAGACCAAATCATTCAGAGGTTCAAAACTACAGGATCACAGATGTTCCTATTCTCCCTCATCAAACTCAATCAAGAAGCGAAGCAGCAAAAGGCATCATCAACCACTCCTGGACTGGATCCGTATCAAGACATTATGTATCTGTATCGGAAACTCTTGTTAACGTATCCTTATTCAGAGGTATACATCGATGCGTCTGAGGTTATCTTGAACTGCAAGTGCTTTGTCAAAGAGTGGCCATTACCGTCTCACCAGGAACAGAAGTTTATAACAGTAAGCTGCCAAGTTCTGCCCAATCACGAAGAGCTACTCAGAGACTTGACCCGGAAGTTACCTCCTGGAGAGCTCGTGATGGTTTCTCAAAACGCAACCATCAGAGAGTTGAAATCTGCTGTAGAGAAAGCTCTGAGGGACACTTACTGCGTAATGGAGAGTTTTGAAGTGTTGGAGATCAGAAACAAATATCTTGAGAAGATAGATGAGAACTCTGGTCTAGAATCCGAAGGTGGTGAGATTAAGAGAGAGTTTCTGGTGACAGGGTTTGGTCTAAACACATGGACAGAGCTTAGGTATGAAAGTGGGTTTGATAACTGGACCGTTGACTGCAGATGAGGAGCTATAGATGATGACGGTGAGAGAATGGTGGCTTGTGATGCTTGCAAGGTTTGGCACCACACTAAGTGTCATTCCATAGAAGACGATGAAGATGTGCCTTCGGTGTTTCTCTGCTACAGGTGTTGAGATTGCTTGGCGTACAAGAAACGCAGTGTCGCCATTCGCTAG
- the LOC108810734 gene encoding vacuolar iron transporter 1, whose product MASDKDMITRISIEPENQSLLDHHTENHFTAGEVVRDIIIGVSDGLTVPFALAAGLSGANASSSIVLTAGLAEVAAGAISMGLGGYLAAKSEADHYAREMKREQEEIVAVPETEAAEVEEILAQYGVEPHESSPVVNALRKNPQAWLDFMMRFELGLEKPDPKRALQSAFTIAIAYVLGGLVPLFPYMFIPQALNAVVASAVITLIALFIFGYGKGHFTGSRPFRSAFETTFIGAIASAAAFCLAKVVQH is encoded by the exons ATGGCTTCGGACAAAGATATGATCACGAGAATCTCTATTGAGCCTGAGAATCAATCACTTCTCGATCATCACACGGAGAATCACTTCACCGCTGGAGAAGTCGTTCGTGACATCATCATCGGCGTCTCCGACGGTTTAACCGTTCCTTTTGCACTCGCCGCCGGGCTCTCCGGTGCTAATGCCTCTTCTTCTATCGTACTCACCGCTGGTTTGGCTGAAGTCGCTGCAGGCGCTATCTCCATGGGACTCGGCGG GTACTTAGCTGCCAAGAGTGAAGCAGATCACTACGCGAGAGAGATGAAACGAGAACAAGAAGAGATCGTGGCCGTTCCTGAGACTG AGGCAGCTGAGGTGGAAGAGATTCTGGCACAGTATGGTGTAGAGCCACATGAATCTTCACCGGTTGTTAATGCTCTTCGTAAGAATCCTCAAGCATGGCTTGATTTTATGATGAG GTTTGAGCTGGGATTAGAGAAGCCGGATCCAAAGAGAGCTTTGCAAAGCGCGTTCACGATTGCAATCGCTTATGTTCTTGGAGGTTTAGTACCGCTATTTCCCTACATGTTCATACCGCAAGCCTTAAATGCGGTAGTGGCGTCTGCGGTTATAACTCTGATCGCTCTCTTCATATTTGGCTATGGAAAAGGACATTTCACGGGCAGCAGACCCTTTAGGAGTGCGTTTGAAACCACTTTTATAGGAGCGATAGCCTCAGCAGCTGCTTTCTGTTTGGCTAAAGTGGTGCAACATTAA